One Peromyscus leucopus breed LL Stock chromosome 4, UCI_PerLeu_2.1, whole genome shotgun sequence genomic region harbors:
- the LOC114697480 gene encoding olfactory receptor 4F3/4F16/4F29-like encodes MLMEGTNHSVVSEFVFLGLTNSWDIQLLVFVFSSMFYVASMMGNSLIIFTVASDPQLHSPMYFLLANLSFIDLGVSCVTSPKMMYDLFRKHKVISFRGCVIQIFSIHVIGGVEMVLLIAMAFDRYVAICKPLHYLTIMGPRMCLSFVVTAWLVGLTHSLVQLAFVVNLPFCGPNVLDSFYCDLPRFIKLACIDTHKLEFMVTANSGFISVGSFIILIISYIVIIITVQKHSSSGSSKALSTLSAHISVVVLFFGPLIFVYTWPSSTIHLDKFLAIFDVVFTPFLNPVIYTFRNQEMKMAMKRVCRQLLSYTKIS; translated from the coding sequence ATGCTTATGGAGGGAACAAATCACTCTGTGGTGTCGGAGTTTGTATTTCTTGGACTCACCAACTCCTGGGACATTCAGCTTCTTGTCTTTGTGTTCTCCTCTATGTTCTATGTAGCAAGCATGATGGGAAACTCCCTCATCATTTTTACTGTGGCTTCAGACCCTCAGTTACACTCTCCAATGTACTTTCTGTTGGCCAACCTCTCCTTTATTGACTTAGGTGTTTCCTGTGTCACTTCTCCTAAGATGATGTATGATCTGTTCAGAAAGCACAAAGTCATCTCCTTTAGAGGCTGTGTCATTCAGATCTTCTCCATCCATGTCATTGGTGGTGTGGAAATGGTTTTACTCATAGCCATGGCCTTTGATAGATATGTAGCCATATGTAAACCTCTCCATTACCTGACCATTATGGGCCCAAGAATGTGTCTTTCCTTTGTAGTGACTGCCTGGTTAGTTGGCCTTACACACTCTCTTGTTCAATTGGCTTTTGTAGTCAATTTACCTTTCTGTGGACCAAATGTGTTGGACAGCTTCTACTGTGATCTTCCCCGGTTCATCAAACTTGCCTGCATAGACACCCATAAACTAGAGTTCATGGTTACAGCCAACAGTGGGTTCATCTCTGTGGGCTCCTTCATCATACTTATCATTTCCTATATTGTCATCATAATCACTGTACAAAAACACTCTTCAAGTGGTTCCTCCAAAGCCCTGTCCACACTTTCAGCTCATATCTCTGTGGTGGTCTTATTCTTTGGTCCTTTGATATTTGTCTACACATGGCCATCTTCCACCATACACCTGGATAAATTTCTGGCCATATTTGATGTAGTTTTCACTCCCTTTCTGAATCCTGTGATCTATACATTCAGGAATCAGGAAATGAAGATGGCAATGAAGAGAGTATGCAGACAGCTCCTGAGTTACACAAAGATCTCCTAA